The following is a genomic window from Stenotrophomonas maltophilia.
CAACCTGCGGGTCAGACACGTGGTGCAGAACGTCTTCTGGCGCGACGGGGATCGCGAAAAGATGGCGGCCACGGGCGCCGTTGCCGCCGCGCTGGGCCTCAGCGGTCCCGCCGCTGGCATGGCGATGATGTCCAATGAGGAAACGAAAGAGCCCGCCACGAGAGTTGAATTCCGGTTTGGCGAAATGCTGGTGAAGGGGCTGTTCTGGAATTGGCCCTTCAATGAGGGCGACTCCGTGCGGGTGGTCGGGCGTCGGGACAAGGCGGGGAACTTCATTGCCTTGTCTGTGCTCGATGAGCAGAAGAGACTCATCGTCTCTTATCCGTATGTCAGTTCAGGTAGCTGGGCCCACTGGATCGCGGTGGCCAGGTACTCGCTGGCTCTATCTGTACCCTTGTACATGATCTACATCGTGTTTTCCCTGATCAACGCCCTCACGGGAGACGGACTGGCACCCCTGGAGATGATCGCGGATGCGTACTTGATATGCGTTCTGGTTTGCTTCTACCTTGGATCCAGAATTGGCCGCCATTTCACGCGGTTCGCAAAGATGGCCGATGCGATATTCGAAACGCTGGGTTGGCCCAACGCAAAGCGCATCAATCTGAGGCGTATCACCAAGCAGAAGCGTCAGCCGGGCGACCATCCCGCGCTGGGCGATACCTATTTCAGGTACTGACCAGTAGCTCCTCGCACCATCCTCCCCAGCAAACCGCTCGTCCCTACCGAGCCGCCGCAATCGCCTTCACCCGTGCCTTGGCCAGCGCTTCACCAATCGCTGGGCCTTTCAGGTGCGTCGTATCCAGGTCCCGCGCCTGCACCGACATTGCAGCCTGATGCAGGCGCTTGAGCGTTTCACCCTGCGGATAGTCGGCATCCTCAAAGCCCAGCCGGCCGCGTTTGTCGGCCTCGCAGCACAGCGCGATGCGCGCCACCCGCTCCGGGCGGCGCAGTGCATCACAGCGACCCAATAGGTCCAGCACCGTGGCGTCGCGCAGTTCGTCGATGCGATGCACGTTCAGATGCTCGCGGCAGACCGCTTCGGCCAGCTGCTGGTGCTCGGTGGGCACCTTCAGTCGCGCACACAGTGCTTTCAGCGGCTCGATGCCGCGTTGCTCGTGCATGACGTGGCGCGGCCATTCGTCCGGTGGGGTCAGGCCCTTGCCGAGATCGTGGGTGAGTGCGGCAAAGCCGACCAGGTCATCGCCCGGCGCCAGTTTCGCGGCCATGTCGCTGACCATTTCCTGGTGGATGCCGGTGTCGACTTCCGGGTGGAACTCGGCACGCTGCGGCACGCCGTACAGCGCTTCCAGCTCGGGCAGGATCGGGCCCAGCGCATGCGCGTCGTGCAGCGTACGCAGGAACGCCGAGGGCCGTGCGCTGACCAGGGCCTTGCGCAGTTCCTGCCACACCCGCTCTGGCACCAGTGCATCCAGCTCGCCACTGGCGGCGACCTCGCGCATCAGCGCCATCGACTCCGGTGCGACGGTGAAGCCCAGCGGCGCGAAGCGCGCCATGAAGCGCGCCGCGCGCAGCACACGCAGCGGGTCTTCGACGAAGGCCGGGCCGACATGGCGCAGCATGCGCTGCTCAAGATCGCGCACGCCGCCGTAAGGATCGACCAGCGTGCCGGTGTCTTCGTCGCAGGCAATCGCGTTGATGGTGAAGTCGCGGCGCTGCAGATCCTCTTCCAGCGTCACTGCCGGATCGGCATCGACCACGAAGCCGCGATAGCCGCGGCCGGACTTGCGCTCGGTGCGCGCCAGCGCGTATTCCTCACCGCTCTTCGGGTGCAGGAACACCGGGAAATCGCGGCCCACGGCGGTGTAGCCCAGCGCCTCCATCTGCGCGGGCGTGGCGCCGACCACCACCCAGTCGCGGTCGCCGGCAGGACGCTGCAGCAGGCGGTCGCGCACGGCGCCGCCGACAAGATAGATCTTCATGGGCGGGATCATCGCACGACCGCGGTGCGATCAATCCCCGCCCGGGTCGGCGTTGGCGGCGCAGCTGAAGTTCTTGCGCTTGTCCACCAGGCGCCCCATCAGGCGGTCGCTCAGCGGCAGGGCATCGCCGTTGAGGCGCCAGTCGTAGATCACGCTGAAGGCCAGCACGCGGGCCACGTACTCGCGCGTTTCCTTGTAGCTGATGGTTTCGATCCACAGGTCCGGGTCGTAGCCCGGGCGCTGGCTCTGCCACCGCGCGGTCGGGGTCGGGCCGGCGTTGTAGGCGGCAATGGTCACGTACGGCAGGCCGTCGTACTTGTTCATCAGCTGGCGCAGGTAGGCCGTGCCGATGGCTATGTTGGTGTCCGGGTCGTACAGGCTGTCGGCGCCGCCGTAACCGGTCAGGCCGATCGACTTGGCCACGCCGGCGCCGGTGGTCGGCAACACCTGCATCAGGCCCATCGCATTGGCAGGCGAGCGCGCGCGCGGGGTGAAGGTGCTCTCGGCGCGGATCTCGGCGGCCACCCAGGCCGGGTCCAGTGCATTGCGTGCGGCTTCGCGGCGGATGGTGGCATCGTGGTGCAGCGGGAAGCGCAGGTCGTACAGGCGCTGTTCCTGCGGCTGCTTGCCGAGCGCGAACACGGCGCGGTCGAACCAGCCGTTGTCCTGTGCCACGCGCACGGCAAGACGGCGCTGGGTGTCATCGAAGCGCGACAGCGCGCTGTTCCATTCGGCCACGGCCCAGCCGGTGCGGTCGATCTGGTACAGCGCCATCGCCCGCTGGATGGCCGGGTCGCGGGCGATCGTGGCCTGCGCCTGGGCGCTGTCGTTGGGCTTCCACGGACACAGGGTGTAGCCCTGTTGCAGCTTGTCAGCGGCCAGGAAGCCGTGGAAGGTCGGAGCACGGGCGGCGTCGCGGAACAACGGCTGCGCCTGCGATGCCTGGCCGGTCTTTTCCAGCATGCGGCCTTCGAAATAGGACCAGCGCGAATCGCTGCGCTGCTTGCTGCCCATCTTGCGGATCGCGGCCAGCGCTGCCGGCCAGTCGCCGCGCGACATCGCTTCGCGCACACGCCATTCGTGCAGCCGCTCGTCGTAGGCCGATTCCGGTACCGCGTTGAGGCGGCGCGCCGAGTCGGGCAGGTAGGAGGCTACCGTCCACAGTGCGATCTGGTACAGCACCTGGCCCTGCTGCGCAGCGCTCAGGCCCAGCGCCTGCGCGTACTGCGGCAGCTGCTGTTCGGTGGCGCCCGGGTCGGCCTTGGCCAGCTTTTCCAGGCCATCGGTGGCGATGCGCCGGCTGCGCTCGGTGCGCGGCCAGTTCAGCGCGCTGGCATTGGGGGTGTCGACGAAGGCGGCGTAGCTGTTGGCCTGGGCCAGCTCGGCGGCAGGCAGGCCGCGCGCGGCGCTGCGCATTACCGCCGGTTGCTGTGCGTCGGCGGCGGCATCGATGCGTTCCCAGCGCAGGGCATCGCTCAGGCCGCCCTGTGCCTGCAGCACGGCGAACACCGCGTCGCAGCCGTCCGGCAGCGACTTGCCGTTCTTGCGCCACAGATCCTGTGCTTCGCTGATCCACTTCGGATCGACCTTGCCGGTCACCTGGCGGGCCGTGAGCTGCGCGCAGCGCAGGCCCACGTTGTCGGTGGGCGCCCAGTTGGCCAGCAGCGTGGGCCAGTCCTGGCGGCGCGCGAGCGAGGGCAGCCACACGCTGCGGAAGGTCGTGGCCACGGCCTGGCCGTCGTAGCGCTTGAGGAAGGCCTGCGCCTGTGCGCGATCGACGGTGTCGATGTTGCGGCGCAGGTTGGCGTACTCCAGCCAGCCATAGGCGGGATGGCGGCTGAGCGCGGCGGCCTGGCCGGGATCGAACTGGCCACGTTCGGCAGCGGCGATGGCAGCCTTCAGCTGCGCGTTCTGGGCGTCGAGGGACTGGGCATTGGCGCAGCCGATCAGCAGCGTGGTGGCCAAGGGCAGCAGGGACAGGGCGGTCGAAGTGCGTCGGGTCATGGCGCTGAGCATAGCGGGCGTTGGCTGAATTCAGTTTCGCATCGTGTGCACGCCTTGGATGGAATGGGCTGGCGATGGATCTGGCCGGGGAGGTGTCCATGCGGGGGCGGCAGAAGCGACAACCGGTGGCGCTGATTGCAATCGTGCGATGATTCCGGCACAGCGCGGCCCGCCCTGCGTGGGCCGCTGTTTCCGCGAAGGAGCGTGGTATGCGCTATGTGGCTGTGCACACCCGTGCGCTGATGTCCGGCATCAATCTTGCGCCGCTGGTGGATGTACTGCTGGTGGTGTTGGCGCTGGTGATCACCACCTTGCCGATGGCGCAGACGACAGCGTTGCGGCCGTTCGAACAGCGTACGGTATGTCCGCCGGGCCCTGGCCACGCGTTGCCGGCATCGGTTGCACTGCGTCTCGACGCAGCCGGCGGCCTCTACTGGAATGACCAGCCATTGGACGACCCGGCATTGCAGCGTGCCCTGGCCCAGCTCCAGCGGTTGCCACCGGGGCTCCAGCCCTCGCTGCACCTGACCACCGCCGACAGTACCGACTACGGCGACATGGCGCGGGTGCTGCTCGCCATCCAGGACCATGGCCTTCGCGTCACCGCGCAGGGCTACTAGCGCAGGCACCGGCAAGGCCGCTTGATGTCCGCTGGCAAGTCTCGGCGCGTGATGTCGTGCCCGGCATCACACCGCCCGCTTCGAACAGTACCGTCCGGTTTTTAACTGTAGTGATCTGACGCAATTGGTAGGTAATTGCGTCAATTCTGTGTGAAAAAGTGTCGATCATCACGCCGTGATTTTTACCGCTTGTTTACAAAGGAGACGCTGCCGCCATGCAGGGGGGAGCGCGGCAGCCCATGTCCCGACATTCCTTTGGAGAGAGAGCGAATGAATCACCTGCACCACCGCCCGTTGGCGGTTGCCGTTGCGCTGTGCGTGATGGCCCTGGCACCGTTGGGTGCCGCTGCGCAATCCACCACCAATCTGGACGCGGTGGAAGTCACCGGCACCCGCATCAAGCGTGCTGAAGTGGAAGGCCAGGTGCCGATCCAGACCCTGACCCGCGGCGACATCGAGCGCACCGGCCTGAGTTCGATCGGTGAAGTGCTGCAGCAGCTCACCGGTTCCGGCTCGGCGCTCAACGCCAAGTTCAATTCGTCCGGCAACTTCGGTTTCCCGCCTGATGGCAGCGGCGTGGGCGCCGGTTCGGCCCAGGTTGACCTGCGTCATCTCGGTGCCAAGCGCGTGCTGGTGCTGGTCGATGGCATCCGCTGGGTCAACGAGTCCTCGGCGTCGGGCGTGGGCGCGGCCACCGATCTGAACACCATTCCGCTGGCGATCGTCGAACGCATCGAAGTGCTGGAGGACGGCGCATCGTCGCTGTACGGCTCCGATGCCATCGCTGGCGTGGTCAACATCATCACCCGCCGCGAGTTCGATGGCGGCCAGGTCACGTTGAACTACGGCGAGTACAGCAAGGGCGATGGCACGCAGAAGGGCGTGGACCTGGCCTGGGGCACCAGCGGTGACCGCTACAGCCTGTTCCTGGGTGCCAGCTGGACCAAGCAGGACCCGGTGTTTGCCCGCGACCGCGAGCAGTCGCGCTTCCCGATTCCGGGCACCGGCCTGGCCTTCGGCAGCGGCGGCATTCCGCAGGGTCGCTTCGCCTTCGTCGATCCCAACACCGGTGCCGAGCAGGACATCGTGCCCAACACCGGCGTGAGCAACCCGCGCTATGACGGCAGCGCCGGCTGCAACCGCAGCGATGACTACCACTGCTTCACCAGCGCCGACCGCTTCAATTTCGCTGAGTACAACATGGTGCTGACGCCGTCGGAACGCAAAGGCCTGTTCGGCCAGTTCCGCTTCGACATCACCGACAACGTGCAGTGGTACATCAAGGCGTTGGGCAACCGCCGCGAGTCGACCAACCAGGCCGGCCCGGAACCGCTTTTCTTCGGTCCCGACGGCGCTACCGGCAATCCGTTGGCCGACAACATCGTGGTCTCGCGCCTGAACCCGTACAACCCGTTCGGCTTCGACCTGGTGTCCTCGGGCAACATGAGCCTGATCGGCCGGCGTCCGGTGGAAGGCGGCGCACGCGTGTTCAAGCAGGAGGTGAACACCACCTACGTGGCCACCGGCCTGGTCGGTGACTTCCATGCGGCCGACCGCAACTGGTACTGGGACGTCAACGGCATGTACAGCAAGAACAAGGCCGAACAGACCAACTACGGCAGCTACAACATCTACAACGTCAACATGGCCCTGGGTGACCCGGCGGTGTGTGCGGCCACGGCGGGCTGCGTGCCGCTGAACATCTTCGGCGGCGCCGGTTCGATCACCCCGGACATGCTGAAGTGGATCCAGCCGGTGGTGCGCGACCGCAGCCAGAACGAACTGAGCCTGTTCACCGCCAACCTGTCCAGCGAACTGTTCACCTTGCCGGCCGGCGCGGTGTCGTTCGCCAGCGGCTACGAGTACCGCAAGTACAAGGGCTGGTACCAGCCGGATCCGCTGACCGTGATCGGCCACTACAACGGCGTGCCGTCGCAGCCGACCTCCGGTTCGTATGACGTCAACGAGGCCTACCTGGAGCTGAGCGTGCCGATCTTCGCCGACTCCGCGCTGGGCAAGAAGCTGGACCTGAGCCTGGCCGGGCGCTATTCGGACTACTCCACCTTCGGCGGCGAGTTCACCCCCAAGTACGGCCTGCGCTGGCAGGTGACCGATGACTTCGTGCTGCGCACCACCTACGCCGAGGGCTTCCGCGCACCGTCGATCGGTGAGCTGTACGGCTCGGCCGCGCGTGCCGATCTGCAGCTGTTCGATCCGTGCTCGGTGGGCCTGGGTGGCACGCCGCCGCGCGGCAGCGCCGCCAACTGCGCCGCGCTGGGTGTGCCGGCCGGCTTCCAGCAGGCCAACTCGCAGATTTCGGTGACCACCGGCGGCAACCGCGACCTGGAGCCGGAACGTTCCCGCAGCTTCAGCGCCGGCTTCGTGTGGAGCCCGTGGTTCGGCAACAACACCTCGTGGTCGGAGCGCTTCGACGTGGAAGTGACCTTCTACCGCCATGCCATCGATGGTGCGATCCAGGCGATCAACGCGCAGACCCAGCTGGATCTGTGCGTGGATACGCTCGACCCGGTCTACTGCGATGGCATCACGCGCGCCAGCACCGGTGCGGTCAGCAGCTTCAACAACCGCCTGACCAACCTCGGTTCGATCAAGACCGATGGCTGGGATGTGGACCTGTTCTGGACACTGCCGCAGAGCTCGATCGGTCAGTTCAAGCTGGGCTGGAAGAACACCTTCGTCGGTCGTTACG
Proteins encoded in this region:
- a CDS encoding TonB-dependent receptor, whose protein sequence is MALAPLGAAAQSTTNLDAVEVTGTRIKRAEVEGQVPIQTLTRGDIERTGLSSIGEVLQQLTGSGSALNAKFNSSGNFGFPPDGSGVGAGSAQVDLRHLGAKRVLVLVDGIRWVNESSASGVGAATDLNTIPLAIVERIEVLEDGASSLYGSDAIAGVVNIITRREFDGGQVTLNYGEYSKGDGTQKGVDLAWGTSGDRYSLFLGASWTKQDPVFARDREQSRFPIPGTGLAFGSGGIPQGRFAFVDPNTGAEQDIVPNTGVSNPRYDGSAGCNRSDDYHCFTSADRFNFAEYNMVLTPSERKGLFGQFRFDITDNVQWYIKALGNRRESTNQAGPEPLFFGPDGATGNPLADNIVVSRLNPYNPFGFDLVSSGNMSLIGRRPVEGGARVFKQEVNTTYVATGLVGDFHAADRNWYWDVNGMYSKNKAEQTNYGSYNIYNVNMALGDPAVCAATAGCVPLNIFGGAGSITPDMLKWIQPVVRDRSQNELSLFTANLSSELFTLPAGAVSFASGYEYRKYKGWYQPDPLTVIGHYNGVPSQPTSGSYDVNEAYLELSVPIFADSALGKKLDLSLAGRYSDYSTFGGEFTPKYGLRWQVTDDFVLRTTYAEGFRAPSIGELYGSAARADLQLFDPCSVGLGGTPPRGSAANCAALGVPAGFQQANSQISVTTGGNRDLEPERSRSFSAGFVWSPWFGNNTSWSERFDVEVTFYRHAIDGAIQAINAQTQLDLCVDTLDPVYCDGITRASTGAVSSFNNRLTNLGSIKTDGWDVDLFWTLPQSSIGQFKLGWKNTFVGRYEATGAAGQRQPQKPGVEVADSSIPEWTSNASIAWTLDRWSANWTVRHISELTENCGDAVAFPVCSNQAAGTNTLSATTFHDLQVGYKIDWMKGLQLSAGLNNVFDKDPPICLSCSLNGYDASTYDIPRGRYWYLRADLRF
- a CDS encoding transglycosylase SLT domain-containing protein, whose translation is MLSAMTRRTSTALSLLPLATTLLIGCANAQSLDAQNAQLKAAIAAAERGQFDPGQAAALSRHPAYGWLEYANLRRNIDTVDRAQAQAFLKRYDGQAVATTFRSVWLPSLARRQDWPTLLANWAPTDNVGLRCAQLTARQVTGKVDPKWISEAQDLWRKNGKSLPDGCDAVFAVLQAQGGLSDALRWERIDAAADAQQPAVMRSAARGLPAAELAQANSYAAFVDTPNASALNWPRTERSRRIATDGLEKLAKADPGATEQQLPQYAQALGLSAAQQGQVLYQIALWTVASYLPDSARRLNAVPESAYDERLHEWRVREAMSRGDWPAALAAIRKMGSKQRSDSRWSYFEGRMLEKTGQASQAQPLFRDAARAPTFHGFLAADKLQQGYTLCPWKPNDSAQAQATIARDPAIQRAMALYQIDRTGWAVAEWNSALSRFDDTQRRLAVRVAQDNGWFDRAVFALGKQPQEQRLYDLRFPLHHDATIRREAARNALDPAWVAAEIRAESTFTPRARSPANAMGLMQVLPTTGAGVAKSIGLTGYGGADSLYDPDTNIAIGTAYLRQLMNKYDGLPYVTIAAYNAGPTPTARWQSQRPGYDPDLWIETISYKETREYVARVLAFSVIYDWRLNGDALPLSDRLMGRLVDKRKNFSCAANADPGGD
- a CDS encoding putative type VI secretion system effector → MLFETDAGVISNLRVRHVVQNVFWRDGDREKMAATGAVAAALGLSGPAAGMAMMSNEETKEPATRVEFRFGEMLVKGLFWNWPFNEGDSVRVVGRRDKAGNFIALSVLDEQKRLIVSYPYVSSGSWAHWIAVARYSLALSVPLYMIYIVFSLINALTGDGLAPLEMIADAYLICVLVCFYLGSRIGRHFTRFAKMADAIFETLGWPNAKRINLRRITKQKRQPGDHPALGDTYFRY
- a CDS encoding multifunctional CCA addition/repair protein gives rise to the protein MKIYLVGGAVRDRLLQRPAGDRDWVVVGATPAQMEALGYTAVGRDFPVFLHPKSGEEYALARTERKSGRGYRGFVVDADPAVTLEEDLQRRDFTINAIACDEDTGTLVDPYGGVRDLEQRMLRHVGPAFVEDPLRVLRAARFMARFAPLGFTVAPESMALMREVAASGELDALVPERVWQELRKALVSARPSAFLRTLHDAHALGPILPELEALYGVPQRAEFHPEVDTGIHQEMVSDMAAKLAPGDDLVGFAALTHDLGKGLTPPDEWPRHVMHEQRGIEPLKALCARLKVPTEHQQLAEAVCREHLNVHRIDELRDATVLDLLGRCDALRRPERVARIALCCEADKRGRLGFEDADYPQGETLKRLHQAAMSVQARDLDTTHLKGPAIGEALAKARVKAIAAAR
- a CDS encoding biopolymer transporter ExbD, which gives rise to MRYVAVHTRALMSGINLAPLVDVLLVVLALVITTLPMAQTTALRPFEQRTVCPPGPGHALPASVALRLDAAGGLYWNDQPLDDPALQRALAQLQRLPPGLQPSLHLTTADSTDYGDMARVLLAIQDHGLRVTAQGY